From one Paenibacillus terrae HPL-003 genomic stretch:
- a CDS encoding DUF4190 domain-containing protein — MSNLYKDPQSSDPFQETNGYNAPFNPPPQLPPTNNKAVASMVLGILAVVIPYLGFIIGIVGIILSSLSLKEINRHGEQGRGMAIAGLVCSIIGTLIYTLIIIFIIVFVALAASSGESNPFSDI; from the coding sequence ATGAGTAATTTATACAAAGACCCCCAATCGTCCGATCCTTTTCAGGAGACGAATGGTTATAACGCCCCATTTAATCCGCCCCCACAGCTTCCGCCTACAAACAATAAAGCTGTAGCTTCGATGGTGCTGGGTATTTTAGCTGTTGTCATTCCCTATCTGGGGTTCATTATCGGAATCGTTGGTATTATTTTATCCAGTCTTTCCCTGAAGGAAATTAACCGTCATGGCGAACAAGGCAGGGGTATGGCTATTGCCGGATTGGTATGCAGCATTATCGGAACACTGATTTATACACTGATCATCATTTTCATAATCGTCTTTGTTGCTTTGGCAGCTTCAAGCGGGGAAAGCAATCCGTTTTCCGACATTTAA
- a CDS encoding DUF6055 domain-containing protein, producing MKKLVCCLLMVLLLLNVTSYGAVADLLGAAKTAKAEDVESVVTTESMKNADEYKTRDAFYSSSDSSVNRATSEHFQIIWGNNDTTGTVNRDFVNGNLANLESIRSFYMDKFGLKDIGTSPNRGITGKYKTNIYIASTGLNKIDEDWAYMSIDRDAFGYIVMMPAAMRVDPPSWVVPHELGHVFTYHNGGEVPYEWYEAVANFLRNEYLGSDYYSYGGRVYGPDSDFFAPFILNSESHFPHTKNWYDAWPILLYIHENPDHINGLGHQAMLNLLSYGQKDTTYFESMEKVTGVSIKEILGGMARRMVTMDFKSQPYYLKHLNELLNTDDNYNKIYTTLVNGKDGWMTVPQNKAPQQTGYNIAPLNVDLSKASVTVDFQGTSKTRGADWRASIASVTHSGDTRYSTMWNKGKNSLNLQGDEKAVYLVVSATPDEIKHFNIEENGETYPYKVKVTTK from the coding sequence ATGAAAAAGCTAGTATGCTGCTTGTTAATGGTCTTATTATTATTGAATGTAACAAGCTATGGGGCAGTAGCTGATTTATTAGGCGCTGCCAAAACGGCAAAGGCTGAAGATGTTGAAAGTGTTGTCACTACAGAAAGTATGAAAAATGCAGACGAATACAAGACAAGGGATGCTTTTTATTCTTCATCTGATTCTTCTGTAAATCGTGCTACCTCCGAGCATTTTCAAATTATTTGGGGAAACAATGATACAACTGGAACCGTAAATAGGGATTTTGTTAATGGCAACTTGGCCAACCTCGAAAGTATCCGTTCATTTTACATGGATAAATTTGGATTGAAGGACATCGGAACTTCCCCTAATCGAGGAATAACCGGAAAATATAAAACGAACATTTACATTGCGAGCACTGGACTGAATAAGATTGACGAAGATTGGGCTTATATGTCAATAGACAGAGATGCATTTGGTTACATTGTCATGATGCCGGCAGCGATGCGTGTAGACCCACCAAGTTGGGTAGTTCCTCATGAATTAGGCCATGTATTTACCTACCATAACGGAGGAGAAGTCCCTTATGAGTGGTATGAAGCGGTAGCTAACTTCTTGCGTAATGAATATTTGGGTAGTGATTACTACAGTTATGGTGGAAGAGTATATGGTCCAGACTCTGACTTCTTTGCCCCTTTTATACTGAATTCAGAATCACATTTTCCACATACAAAGAATTGGTACGATGCATGGCCTATTCTCCTCTATATTCATGAAAATCCAGATCACATCAACGGCCTTGGCCATCAAGCAATGTTGAATTTATTGTCTTACGGCCAAAAAGATACGACTTACTTTGAATCTATGGAAAAGGTAACTGGAGTTTCTATTAAAGAAATACTGGGTGGAATGGCAAGAAGAATGGTAACTATGGACTTCAAGAGTCAACCATATTATTTGAAGCATTTAAATGAACTTTTGAATACTGACGACAATTATAATAAGATATATACAACACTCGTAAATGGAAAAGACGGCTGGATGACCGTACCTCAAAACAAGGCTCCACAACAGACAGGCTACAACATTGCTCCTTTAAATGTTGATTTGAGCAAAGCTTCCGTCACAGTAGATTTCCAAGGAACAAGCAAAACTAGGGGCGCTGATTGGAGAGCTAGCATTGCTAGCGTAACGCATTCGGGGGATACCCGATATTCTACAATGTGGAATAAAGGGAAGAATTCCTTAAATTTGCAAGGAGACGAAAAGGCTGTTTATTTGGTTGTTTCCGCAACTCCAGATGAAATTAAACATTTTAATATTGAAGAGAACGGTGAAACTTATCCTTATAAAGTAAAAGTAACAACAAAGTGA